One genomic segment of Mytilus trossulus isolate FHL-02 chromosome 4, PNRI_Mtr1.1.1.hap1, whole genome shotgun sequence includes these proteins:
- the LOC134716531 gene encoding toll-like receptor 4: MMKIKIFDISHNLLQTVNISIQHTKDLQFLNFSHNRIQKLSENNMHDLDAVALSREIKIDLSGNTILCTCETLPFLQWMTKTNVILLNMNNYKCSYGNGSVTTLHQLSFIVKHLQLQCSSETVLIASVSVLIVCSLTVIGLAMLYRYRWRIRYWYYKRKFKAAYTTTDQGYAQMFEYDVFISYSSDDYEIARHSTMEELESKRGLRACIHERDFQPGEYIAQNISRAINSSRRTILFVSNNFLGSEWCQYELNIALMEEMNSERKVVMAVMIDDIPNKSLPVDLRHIIHVYTYLEYPKHTTDSNLNVFWNKCADFIKDG; the protein is encoded by the coding sequence ATGATgaagataaaaatatttgatataagtcATAATCTTCTACAAACTGTCAATATTTCCATCCAGCACACAAAAGATCTTCAGTTTTTAAACTTTTCACACAATCGAATACAAAAATTATCGGAAAATAACATGCACGACTTGGATGCAGTTGCGTTGTCAAGGGAGATTAAAATAGATCTTAGTGGGAATACAATATTATGTACATGTGAAACGCTTCCTTTTTTGCAATGGATGACAAAAACTAATGTAATTTTACTGAATATGAATAATTACAAATGCTCCTATGGAAATGGAAGTGTTACCACCTTACACCAACTGTCATTTATCGTAAAACATTTACAGTTACAATGTAGTTCAGAAACGGTTCTTATTGCAAGCGTCAGTGTGTTAATTGTTTGTAGCTTGACAGTTATTGGATTGGCAATGCTATATCGGTACCGATGGAGAATCCGATACTGGTATTATAAACGAAAATTCAAAGCAGCATATACGACGACAGATCAAGGCTATGCACAAATGTTTGAGTATGATGTTTTTATCTCATACTCGTCTGACGATTATGAAATAGCTAGGCATAGTACAATGGAAGAGCTAGAATCAAAACGAGGTTTAAGAGCCTGCATCCATGAAAGAGACTTTCAACCAGGAGAATACATAgcacaaaatatttcaagagCAATTAATAGTAGCAGGAGAACTAttctttttgtttcaaataatttcttaGGAAGTGAGTGGTGTCAGTATGAGTTGAATATTGCCTTAATGGAAGAAATGAATAGTGAACGAAAGGTTGTCATGGCGGTTATGATAGACGATATCCCGAACAAATCTTTGCCAGTTGACCTGCGGCATATTATCCATGTATACACTTACTTGGAATACCCTAAACATACGACAGATTCCAATTTAAACGTGTTCTGGAATAAATGTGCCGACTTTATTAAGGACGGATGA